One stretch of Dyella jiangningensis DNA includes these proteins:
- a CDS encoding alpha/beta fold hydrolase, producing the protein MRKIVAALVMGIATTLAMNASAQMSKPMQKPVIVLVHGAFADASSWNGVVNVLKKDGYFVIAAANPLRGAKSDGAYIGSLVSDLKTPVVLVGHSYGGNVITEAANGRSNVKALVYVSAFAPETGETLGELTGKFPGSTLGQALAPAADLADGGKDLYIQQDKFHAQFAADVPTAEATLMAATQRPLLQRALDEKAGAAAWKTIPSWWIYGDADKNIPPQAMAFMAKRAAAKDVVVVKGASHVVMVSHPDAVARLIEKAAAAN; encoded by the coding sequence ATGAGAAAGATAGTCGCCGCGCTCGTCATGGGCATCGCCACCACGCTGGCCATGAATGCGTCCGCGCAGATGTCGAAGCCGATGCAGAAACCGGTCATCGTGCTGGTGCATGGTGCCTTCGCCGACGCATCGAGCTGGAATGGTGTTGTGAACGTGCTTAAGAAGGACGGCTATTTCGTGATCGCCGCGGCCAATCCGTTGCGTGGCGCGAAGAGCGATGGCGCGTACATCGGCAGCCTGGTGTCCGATCTCAAAACGCCCGTGGTGCTCGTCGGCCATTCGTACGGTGGCAACGTGATCACCGAGGCCGCCAACGGACGCTCCAACGTCAAGGCACTGGTCTACGTCAGTGCGTTCGCGCCCGAGACGGGCGAGACGCTGGGCGAGCTGACGGGCAAATTCCCTGGCAGCACGCTCGGCCAGGCGCTCGCACCCGCGGCCGACCTCGCCGATGGCGGCAAGGATCTGTATATCCAGCAGGATAAATTCCACGCGCAGTTCGCCGCGGATGTGCCGACCGCCGAAGCCACGTTGATGGCTGCCACGCAACGCCCGCTGCTGCAGAGGGCGCTCGATGAAAAGGCTGGCGCGGCGGCGTGGAAAACCATCCCGTCGTGGTGGATCTATGGCGACGCGGACAAGAACATCCCGCCGCAGGCCATGGCTTTCATGGCCAAGCGCGCGGCAGCCAAGGATGTCGTGGTGGTCAAGGGCGCATCGCATGTCGTGATGGTGTCGCATCCGGACGCCGTGGCGCGGCTGATCGAAAAGGCGGCTGCAGCGAATTGA
- a CDS encoding oxidoreductase, producing the protein MSQRWLITGCSRGLGRTLAEAVLQAGHRLVATARDPRQLDEIVQRYGDAVRAVALDVVDEAAAKAAVQVAMDAFGGLDVLVNNAGYGNINAIEDTSIEEFRRQVDTNLFGTIIVTKAAIPLMREQRSGHIIQFSSVGGRIGAPGRAPYSAAKWAVEGFSEVLAREMALVGVKVTVIEPGGFRTDFAGASTVLKEGRSEYDAVVGAAARMQRDYNGRQPGDPVRAAQAILKVAAVAQPPLRLALGSDAVAAIAGADQARLAELERWRELSISTDFPA; encoded by the coding sequence ATGTCTCAACGATGGTTGATTACCGGATGTTCGCGCGGTCTCGGGCGCACCCTGGCAGAGGCTGTATTGCAGGCAGGACATCGCCTCGTGGCAACCGCACGTGATCCTCGGCAACTGGATGAGATCGTGCAGCGCTACGGTGACGCCGTACGGGCAGTGGCGTTGGACGTGGTCGACGAAGCCGCCGCCAAAGCAGCCGTCCAGGTGGCGATGGATGCCTTCGGTGGCCTCGACGTGCTGGTGAACAATGCCGGCTACGGCAATATCAACGCGATAGAAGACACATCGATCGAGGAATTTCGCCGGCAGGTCGACACCAACCTGTTCGGCACGATCATTGTGACCAAGGCAGCCATACCCCTCATGCGCGAACAGCGCAGCGGCCACATCATCCAGTTTTCCTCGGTGGGTGGCCGCATCGGCGCGCCGGGGCGGGCGCCCTATTCCGCGGCTAAGTGGGCTGTCGAAGGCTTTTCGGAGGTGCTCGCGCGCGAAATGGCGCTGGTCGGGGTGAAGGTGACGGTGATCGAGCCGGGCGGCTTTCGCACCGATTTCGCCGGCGCATCGACCGTGCTGAAGGAAGGGCGCTCCGAATACGACGCTGTCGTCGGTGCAGCAGCGCGCATGCAGCGCGACTACAACGGACGACAACCCGGCGACCCCGTGCGCGCGGCACAAGCCATCCTCAAGGTGGCAGCCGTGGCGCAACCGCCGCTGCGGCTGGCGCTGGGCAGTGATGCCGTGGCTGCGATTGCCGGCGCAGACCAGGCTCGGCTCGCCGAACTCGAGCGATGGCGTGAACTGAGCATTTCCACCGATTTTCCCGCCTAG
- a CDS encoding cytochrome P460 family protein, which yields MSAMHASLLAAAAGSLALAAVAFAAESHDKGLVSPIYGVSLPEGYRHWEVIAPAMEAAPLDELRVVVGNATAIKAYRNQTLPFPDGSVLVKLAWKQKPSPEFAPATIPGAATTVQVMVKDSRRYAATGGWGFGRFIDGKPADEAQHRTCFACHQAKVNGHDFVFTRFAP from the coding sequence ATGAGCGCCATGCACGCTTCACTGCTTGCTGCGGCTGCCGGCTCCCTTGCGCTGGCCGCCGTGGCATTCGCTGCGGAGTCACACGACAAGGGCCTGGTATCGCCGATCTATGGCGTCTCCTTGCCGGAAGGTTATCGCCACTGGGAAGTGATCGCTCCCGCGATGGAAGCGGCGCCGCTCGATGAGCTGCGCGTGGTGGTTGGCAATGCGACCGCGATCAAGGCCTATCGAAACCAGACGTTGCCGTTTCCGGACGGCAGCGTGCTGGTGAAGCTGGCGTGGAAACAAAAACCTTCGCCGGAGTTTGCGCCGGCAACGATCCCGGGTGCAGCGACCACGGTACAGGTGATGGTCAAGGATTCCAGGCGATACGCGGCGACGGGCGGCTGGGGCTTTGGCCGCTTCATCGATGGCAAGCCGGCGGACGAGGCGCAGCACCGCACCTGTTTCGCGTGCCATCAGGCCAAGGTGAATGGTCACGATTTCGTGTTCACCCGCTTCGCGCCATAG
- a CDS encoding alpha/beta fold hydrolase, whose amino-acid sequence MHVKTNFSGRGLLRIALAAALVTQIGLPGHAQSAPSTPVAKADAWGPLKHVHAGVLDVAYAEMGPADGPVVILLHGWPYDIHSYDQVAPALAAKGYRVLVPYARGYGDTHFLSADTVRNGEPAALAQDVIDFMDALRIKRAVFGGFDWGARSADIVAALWPERVKALVSVSGYLIGTQAAGKAPLPPKAEYQWWYQFYFATDRGQEGYAKNRRDFAKLIWQLASPKWNFDDATFERSAAAFDNPDHVAITIHNYRWRLDLAKGETRYAPLETRLAQLPKISVPTITMEGDANGAPHPAPEAYAKQFTGKYQFRLIEGGIGHNLPQEAPQAFTQAVIDADHL is encoded by the coding sequence ATGCACGTGAAAACGAACTTCTCGGGTCGCGGCTTGCTGCGCATCGCGCTTGCCGCCGCGCTGGTCACCCAGATTGGCCTGCCGGGCCATGCGCAGTCAGCACCTAGCACGCCGGTGGCCAAAGCTGATGCCTGGGGCCCGCTCAAGCATGTCCACGCCGGCGTGCTCGATGTCGCCTATGCGGAAATGGGGCCGGCGGACGGCCCCGTGGTCATCCTGCTGCATGGCTGGCCCTATGACATTCACAGCTATGACCAGGTGGCGCCTGCGCTGGCAGCCAAGGGGTATCGGGTGCTGGTGCCCTACGCGCGCGGTTATGGCGATACGCATTTTCTGTCCGCCGATACGGTGCGCAATGGCGAGCCTGCCGCGCTCGCGCAGGACGTCATCGACTTCATGGATGCGCTTCGCATCAAGCGCGCCGTGTTTGGCGGTTTCGACTGGGGCGCCCGCTCCGCGGACATCGTCGCGGCACTTTGGCCGGAGCGCGTGAAAGCACTGGTCAGCGTCAGCGGCTACTTGATCGGAACGCAGGCCGCCGGCAAGGCGCCGTTGCCGCCCAAGGCCGAATATCAGTGGTGGTATCAGTTCTACTTCGCCACCGATCGCGGCCAGGAAGGTTACGCAAAGAACCGCCGCGACTTCGCCAAGCTGATCTGGCAGCTGGCGTCACCCAAGTGGAACTTCGACGACGCCACCTTTGAGCGCAGCGCCGCGGCGTTCGACAACCCGGACCACGTTGCGATCACCATCCACAACTATCGCTGGCGCCTGGATCTGGCCAAGGGCGAAACCAGGTACGCCCCACTCGAAACTCGCCTGGCGCAACTCCCGAAGATCTCGGTGCCCACCATCACCATGGAAGGCGATGCCAACGGCGCACCGCATCCGGCACCGGAAGCGTACGCCAAGCAGTTCACGGGCAAGTACCAGTTTCGCCTGATCGAAGGAGGCATCGGCCACAACCTGCCGCAGGAAGCGCCACAGGCGTTTACGCAGGCCGTGATCGACGCCGACCACCTTTGA
- a CDS encoding cytochrome P460 family protein has translation MKRKMKLLIAGSLLMAGTLVGTALAVATQDKYALKVPGGLAFSEFRGYEGWQVVSVSEDGGLLAVVMANPTMIDAFKSGIPGNGKPFPDGSKMAKVHWNTKKLETFPAATVPATQHDVDFMVKDSKRFADSGGWGYAVFDHDVATGTFAPGTKASNPPQDNDAKCGYACHTLVKGRDYVFTEFAKR, from the coding sequence ATGAAGCGCAAGATGAAACTGTTGATTGCGGGATCGCTTTTGATGGCCGGTACGCTGGTTGGCACCGCCCTCGCCGTAGCCACCCAGGACAAATACGCCTTGAAGGTGCCGGGAGGCCTCGCATTCTCCGAGTTCAGGGGATACGAGGGCTGGCAGGTGGTTTCCGTCAGTGAAGACGGCGGGCTGCTCGCGGTGGTCATGGCCAATCCCACCATGATCGACGCCTTCAAGTCCGGCATACCCGGCAATGGCAAGCCGTTCCCCGACGGCTCGAAGATGGCCAAGGTCCACTGGAACACCAAGAAGCTGGAAACCTTCCCGGCGGCGACCGTACCGGCGACGCAACACGACGTCGACTTCATGGTGAAGGACAGCAAGCGGTTCGCGGACAGCGGCGGCTGGGGTTACGCCGTATTCGACCACGACGTGGCAACGGGCACGTTCGCGCCTGGCACCAAGGCGAGCAATCCGCCGCAGGACAACGATGCGAAATGCGGATACGCCTGCCACACCCTCGTGAAAGGTCGTGACTACGTGTTCACCGAGTTCGCCAAAAGGTAA